AGGTATCGCTATAGTAGCCTCCCAAAAACCATTTGAATCCTTTACCATAGCTAAGTTTTGCATATTACTCCATCCGTTAACTCCCCAGTGCAAGGATACGTTTGATGAATTCGCTAAGTTTCCATTATAGTAAATTGTAAAATTATTACCCGAAACTAGGTTGCTGCTGTCATAATCAACTTTATAGCCTGCATGTGGAAGGTAATTACTGGCTAATGGTATATTCCAATTAGCTCCATTGTTATTATCCCAACTTGTCCCATCTGTAAAAGAAAAATTAACATTCTTAGTAACCTCTTTAGGCACTGTTATAGTTGTCTGCCACTTATTGTCTCCAAGTGATGTCATTGCCTTACTTGTTGCAGCGCTAAAACCGTCATAACCCCAGTACAAGTTTACATTTGAAGCATCCTTTAGCGCTGTTGTTCCCGCATCATAAGTTATCGTTACACTATCTCCTGCTTTTGCAGCTTGCTCACTTAATGTAACTCTGTCGCTGCCTGGGTTACTATTCTTGTTGTAAATCACTATGATTGAATTTGCTGGTACTGTTCCTGTCATTCTCCCCTGAGAAACAGTTAAAGAATCGGTTGCACTACCATGATTATCATAATTTCCGTCCTCTAAATTAGTTGGGGTGTTTAAATTAAAGCTGTCGCCTTCATTTACAATAACAGCTCCTTTACTTCCTCTTTCTATAATCATTGCCTTATTGTTATTTTGTAACCTTAAATATTCATTTTGACCTGCCATCGCGTTATGAAATTCATTAACAGCTACAACATCAGAATCCTTCCAGAGAGCATCTCCCTCACTTCCTATATTTCCTGTAGGTCTATCAAAGAATAAGGGAACTGAACCAGCTCTTGAAGCAGCTATTGCCCAACCTGCTTTTCTTTGCCAGTCTGTTAAATCTTTACTTTCATTATGCTCGTACTCATCATGTGTTTCAAGCATATCCACACACTTATTACTATCAAGTCCCCCCATGCCCTGCGCATTAGTTAAATCACCTGATTTAATTGCACCTCTAAGAGATCCATCATATGCGCTTGCTTCAACATTCATAAAACTTTCATAAGCTGAAATATTATCTACTTTTCCATCTTGAAGTACCTCACCATAAATATATAGATTTGATTTATTATGCAAACTGCCTAAAACGTTTTCCCAATAGTTACCTGACCAAGATTTATTAGCATCTAAACCTAAGTCTGTTTCAATATGCTTAGCAGCATCAAAACGAAAACCGGTTGCACCAGCATCTACACACTGATTTAAAAAAGTAATCGCCTTACTCTGTACTGCTGAACTTTGTGTATTTAAATCTGGCATACCTATACCTTCCTGTGTTACATCTTGTCTATTATTCCAATCAGTGCACTGTCCATTATGATGATACAAGCTTGGATCTTTAAAACTTGGATCTACTTCAGAAGCAACTTCATCGTCGTTTCCATTATTGGCCATATGATTCATTACTACATCAACAACTATAGATATTCCATAGTTTTTTGCTTCACTGCAAAGTGATTTGAAATCATCGTAACTCCCAAGTTGAGCATTTCCTATAGCTTGATTGGTTGGCTGATATAATAGCCACCAGTCAGAAGAATTCGTACTATTGCTTTTTGTACCTTGAACTGGAGACA
This DNA window, taken from Clostridium acetobutylicum ATCC 824, encodes the following:
- a CDS encoding carbohydrate-binding protein, with translation MSKRSKLLKRRMLSLSVICVLIGYGPVFNPVRSQAKVMTYSSENRELPENTKDGVMLHAFDWSFNNIKKELPSIAAAGYKAVQVSPVQGTKSNSTNSSDWWLLYQPTNQAIGNAQLGSYDDFKSLCSEAKNYGISIVVDVVMNHMANNGNDDEVASEVDPSFKDPSLYHHNGQCTDWNNRQDVTQEGIGMPDLNTQSSAVQSKAITFLNQCVDAGATGFRFDAAKHIETDLGLDANKSWSGNYWENVLGSLHNKSNLYIYGEVLQDGKVDNISAYESFMNVEASAYDGSLRGAIKSGDLTNAQGMGGLDSNKCVDMLETHDEYEHNESKDLTDWQRKAGWAIAASRAGSVPLFFDRPTGNIGSEGDALWKDSDVVAVNEFHNAMAGQNEYLRLQNNNKAMIIERGSKGAVIVNEGDSFNLNTPTNLEDGNYDNHGSATDSLTVSQGRMTGTVPANSIIVIYNKNSNPGSDRVTLSEQAAKAGDSVTITYDAGTTALKDASNVNLYWGYDGFSAATSKAMTSLGDNKWQTTITVPKEVTKNVNFSFTDGTSWDNNNGANWNIPLASNYLPHAGYKVDYDSSNLVSGNNFTIYYNGNLANSSNVSLHWGVNGWSNMQNLAMVKDSNGFWEATIAIPASSNTLNFCFTNGSSWDNNNNNNWTLNTWSSVPKVQVTPAPEACKQISVYYNGSLASSASNITLHWGCNGFTSPQDINMVKQADGRWLANITLPSGCYNVNMAFKDQSGTWDNNNSNNYNFSSTNN